The window GCGAAGGAGCTGGAAAAGCTCGGCGTCGAAGTCGAAATCCTCACCGAGCGGGAGATGAAGAAGCTTGGCATGGGCGCGCTGCTCGGCGTCGCTCAAGGATCGTCCCGGCCGCCGCGGCTCGTCGTCATGCAATGGAAGGGCGGCAAGGCGAAGGACAAGCCGCTGGCATTCGTCGGCAAGGGCGTCGTGTTCGATACCGGCGGCATCTCGATCAAGCCGGCCTCGGGGATGGAGGAAATGAAGGGCGACATGGGTGGGGCGGCTGCGGTGACCGGTCTCATGCATGTGCTGGCGGCGCGCAAGGCGAATGTCAATGCGGTCGGCATTATCGGCCTCGTGGAGAACATGCCGGACGGCAGTGCCCAGCGCCCGGGCGACATCGTGACCTCGATGTCGGGGCAGACGATCGAGGTGATCAATACCGATGCCGAGGGCAGGCTGGTCCTTTGCGATGCGCTCTGGTATTGCAACGACCGCTTCAAGCCGAAAGCGATGATCGATCTGGCGACGCTGACGGGCGCGATCCTGGTGGCGCTCAGCAATCACTATGCCGGCCTGTTCTCCAATGACGATCGGCTGGCCGAGCAATTGCTTGCGGCAGGCACCACGACACGGGAGCGCCTGTGGCGGATGCCGCTCGGCAAGGAATACGACAAGATGATTGACAGCAAGTTCGCCGACATGAAGAACACCGGCGGCCGCCATGGCGGCTCGGTTACGGCGGCCCAGTTCCTCAAGCGCTTCGTCAAGGACACGCCCTGGGCGCATCTCGACGTCGCCGGCACGGCCATGGGGTCGCCGACCGACGAGATCAACCAGTCCTGGGGCTCCGGCTTCGGTGTGCGGCTGCTGGACGAACTGGTCCGCGCAAACTACGAATCCTGACCGTTGAGCGAGGAAACGGGTGCCCGGGAGAGATCGGCATGACCGAGATTCTTTTCTACCACCTGACGGAATCGAAACTCGAGGACGCCTTGCCGCCGCTGCTCGACAAGAGCATCGAGCGCGGATGGCGAGTGGTGGTGCAGACGGTCGACGCCGAAAGGCGCGACGCTCTCGACACGCATCTCTGGGTTTATCGCGACGACAGCTTCCTGCCGCACGGCACTGATGCGGGGGACTTCGCGGCCGAGCAGCCGATCCTGATCGTCGCCAACGGCGGCAATCCAAGCGCGGCCACCGTACGCTTCCTCGTCGACGGCGCCGAGCCACCGGCAGTCGCCGGTTACGAGCGGGTCGTCTTCATGTTCGACGGCTACGACCAGGCACAGCTCGAGGCGGCGCGCGCCCAATGGAAACGCCTGAAAGGCGAGGGGCACAATCTCACCTATTGGCAGCAGAACCGCGATGGACGGTGGGAGAAGAAGGCGTGATCACCGCGCATCGAGCGGAACGGCGCGTGCCCTCATCCGGCCTACTCCCCGCCTGCGAGGAGAAGGTCCCGGCAGGGGGGATGAGGGGCAGGCAGCGACGACCTGCGCCGCCCGCACATCAAATCAATCGTGAAATGCCTCGACGAACTTGCGGCGGCCGAGCATGAAGGCGTCGGCAACGTGGCGGAGCGGCGCGAGGTCGACATCGGACTTGCCCGCCTTGATGATCTCGGCGAAGCGCCTGTAGAGCATCGGATATTCCTGCTCGGGTTCCTCGTGGACGATCTTACCCTCGACGGCGAGCTTGGCGCCGCCCTCGGAGAGGATCATTTCGCCGGCCTCGGTTTCCGCAATGATGTCCCAGCTCTGCTTGCCCGTCTGGCGCCAGTCGAATTCGGCGGCGACGTCGAGCTTGTCGGCGTCGCTGAATGCGATCGAAGCAGCGATCGGCGCGTCACGGTTCTCGGGGAATTCGAGCGTCGCCGAGGTGATGAAGATCGGGCGCGGCAGGATATGGGTGACGATCGAAAGGGCGTTGATGCCCGGGTCGAAAACACCGAGTCCGCCGGCGGCCCAGATCCATTCCTGATTTGGATGCCAGTGGCGCACATCCTCCTTCCAGATGACCCGGACGTTGCGAATCGCGGTCGAGGCGAGAAAGGCCTTGGCGGCTTCGACCGCGGGCGCATAGCGAGAATGCCAGCTCGCAAAAAGGGAGACGCTGTTGGCGGCGGCAAGCGCCTCGATGTCGGCGACCTCGCTCAGGGTCGCGCCCGGCGGCTTTTCGAGAAAGACATGCTTGCCGGCCGCAAGGGCGGTGCGGGCTGCCTCGTAGCGATATTGCGGCGGCATGCAGAGCGACACGGCCTCGATCGCAGGCACCGCTTCGAGCATCGCCTCGATCGACTTGAAATTGTCGATGCCGTCGACGGTTCCATGGCGGCTCGCTGCGGCGATCAGTTGGTAGCCGGCGTTCTTCTGCAGTGCCGGCAGGTGCTGATCGCGCACGATCTTGCCGACCCCGACTATGGCAATTTTGATGGGAGACATGGTGTTTCGCCCTGATTAGTATGACTTATTGCCGCTGTTGTAGCAGATTGGGGAGAGCGGGCAAGCGGGCTTCGCACCGCACATCAAAGCTGGCAGTCTGGGCACGAAATGCCAACAGGAAAGTTAGGTGATCCGGCCCGTGATCCGAGCTTGAGCAAGACATCAAGGAGTTGCCATGCCGAATATCCGCCACGCGACGCGCGTCGAGCTCGATACGATCATCGATTGGGCCGCACGTGAAGGCTGGAATCCGGGCCTTGAGGATGCCAACGCCTTCTGGGCCGCCGATCCGCAAGGCTATTGGGTTGCCACGGAGGACGATGCGCTGGCCGCGGCGATCTCCGTCGTCCGTTACGGCGGCGAATATGCCTTTCTCGGCCTTTATATCGCCGAGCCGGCCTTTCGGGGCAGGGGCATCGGCTTTCGACTGTGGAGACACGCGATCGAAAGCGCCGACGGCGGGACCATCGGTCTCGACGGCGTCGTGGCCCAGCAGGAGAACTACAGGAAATCCGGCTTCTCAAGGGCGCATGCGAATATCCGATATGGGGGGACGGTCAATGTAACCGAGCCGCCGGGTATCGATCTCGTCGATGCCGCGCCGGTTCATGCCGCGGCGCTGATCGACTATGACCGCCGCTTCAACCCGGCCCGGCGCGATGCGTTTCTCCATGAATGGACCAAACAGTTACCAACGCGGCGCAGCGTCGTGCTTCTGCGCGACGGCACCATTGTCGGCTACGGCGCGATCCGCGCCTGCCGAGAGGGCTTCAAGATCGGCCCGCTCTTCGCCGATAGTGAGACCGGTGCCGACCTGATCTTCCGCAAGCTCGCGGCGGGCGTCAAAGGCGCACGGGTGCATCTCGACCTTCCCGAACCGAATGCCTCGGCGCGGGCGCTTTGCGCGCGCTACAATATGAAGCCGGTCTTCGAGACCGCGCGCATGTATCGGGGGCGGACGCCGGACCTGCCTTTGGCGCGGATCTATGGGATAACGACCTTCGAGCTTGGCTGATGATCGGCGAGCCCAGGTCACGATGATTTTAGGGCGGATCGACCTAAAATCATAAACGTGATTCGAGAAGTTGGAGCGGGATGCGGGCGGAAAACCGCGCACCCTTTTCCTCATCCCGCGCTAGCCCGCCATCGCCTCTTCGTATTCGGCAGACAGCGCGAGCCACTGCTCCTCGGCCTCTGCCAGTCTGGCCGCCGCCTCGGCGCGTTCCTTTGCCCTATGCGCGGCCCTGGCGGGCGCCTTTTCGTAAAGGAGGGGGTCGGCGAGTTCTGCATCGAGCGCCTGAATCTGTTTCTCCAGTTTTCCCGTCAAGGACTCGATCTCGTTGATCTTTTTCTTGAGCGGCGCGAGCGAGGCGCGCTTGTCGGCATTGGCTTTGCGCTGGTCGGCCTTCGACAGCGTCTCATCCGCACCGTTCGCCTTCTGCCTGTCGTCCCGAGGTCTGGGGCTGCCGACGATCAGGCTTCGGTAGTCCTCCAGATCCCCCTCGTAGCTTGAAACCGTCCCGTTACTCACCAGCCATAGGCGATCGGCGGTCGCCTCGATCAGGTGCCGGTCGTGCGAGATCAGGATGACGGCGCCGGAATAGTCGTTGAGCGCGGCGATCAGCGCGTTGCGGCTGTCGATGTCCAAGTGGTTGGTCGGCTCGTCGAGAATGAGCAGGTTCGGTTGATCGAAGGCGGCGAGCCCCATCAGGAGTCGTGCCTTCTCGCCGCCGGAGAGGTCCTTGGCGGCCGTGTCCATCTTTTCCGTCGCGAGCCCCATTTGCGCCACGCGCGATCGCACTTTCGCTTCCGGCGCGTCCGGCATCAGGCGACGCACGTGTTCGACGGCGCTTTGCGTCGGGATGAGATCGTCGAGTTGGTGCTGGGCGAAGAACCCGATCTTCAGGCCGGGTGCGACGCGCACTTCGCCGGCGTCAGCCGCGAGCCGGCCGGAGATGAATTTCGCGAAGGTGGACTTACCGTTGCCGTTGGAGCCGAGGAGCGCAATCCGGTCGTCGGAGTCGATGCGGAGATTGATCCTCTTCAGGACCGGCTTGTCTGGCTCGTATCCGACGGCGCCGCCCTGGATGGCGATAATGGGCGAGGCCACCGGCTTTTCCGGGTCCGGGAAGGTGAAGCCCTGCACATGCTCCTCGATTACGGCCGCGACGGTGCCCATGCGCTCCAGCGCCTTGATGCGGCTTTGCGCCTGGCGGGCCTTCGTCGCCTTTGCCCTGAAGCGGTCGATGAAGCTCTGAAGGTGCTTGCGCGCCGCTTCGTTCTTGACGCGCGCCTTCATCTGCAATTCGTCGGCCTCCGCCTTCTGCCGCTCGAACTGGTCGTAGGAGCCGCGGTAGAACGTGAGTTTCTTCTGGTCGAGGTGGACGATGGCGTTGACCGCTGTGTTCAGGAGATCGCGGTCGTGGCTGATGATGATGACCGTGTGCGGATAGCGGCGGATATAGTCCTCGAGCCAGAGCGTGCCTTCGAGGTCGAGGTAGTTGGTCGGCTCGTCGAGGAGAAGCAGGTCCGGCTCGGAAAAGAGTACGGCCGCAAGCGCCACGCGCATGCGCCAGCCGCCGGAGAAAGCGGAGGCGGGGCGCTTCTGCGCCTCGTGGTCGAAGCCGAGCCCGGAGAGAATGCTCGCCGCACGTGCTTCCGCCGAGTGGGCGCCGATATCGGCAAGCCGCGTCTGGATCTCGGCGATCCTATGGGCGTCCGTCGCCGTTTCTGCCTCGGCGAGAAGCGCCGTGCGCTCCTTGTCCGCCTTCAGGACGATCTCGATCAGCGGTTCCTCAGTGCCGGGCGCTTCCTGCGCCACCTGACCGATCCGCGCGTGCCTCGGCAGCGAAACCTTGCCGGCCTCGGCCGTAAGCTCGCCCGTGATGATGCGGAAGAGCGTCGACTTGCCGGCGCCGTTTCGACCGACGAGGCCGGCCTTCGTGCCCGCCGGAAGCGTCACGGAAGCGTTTTCGATGAGAAGACGGCCCGCGATGCGGGCGGAAAGGCCGGTGATCTGGATCATTCCGGCCTTTTGCCCGGACTTTTCCGGTTAGGCAAGGGGGCGGCGGTTCGGCCGTTCCCTATGCGCGTGGACGGCATTTTCAAGAGGATATTGTTATCGGATCATGGACAACGTGTTCCAATAATCAACACTTCCGGTCCTCATGATGAGGGACCATATGTATCGGCGAAGGGCGCAGGAGCTGCTCTTCCGATCGCTTGGGATCAGGACGAACGTTATCGGAGCATGAACTCCCCTAAATCGTCGCCGATCTCGTCAGACGCGCGGCGCTGCAGCCCGCCGCGTTCGGCGAGACCCATCCGAAAAAGCTGGTCGTGATGAAACCATCGTTCAAGTGAACGACCGATCTGGAGTGATGTTCATGAGGAATGCAATCCACAGCGCGCTCGCCGCCGCCCTCGTCGCCGTCGCCGTCATCGGCGGCGCCTCCGCCGCCTTTGCGGGCGGCAGCTACTACGAAGGCATCAGCCCGTCCCCGCTCTACACCGGACGCGCGGCCAAGTCCGGCGGTGAGACTGTCCGACACAATGCGAACGGCACCATCGACCGTACCGCCACCGGGTCGGTCTACGGCTATGCACGGCAGCCGAAGATGATCCCGGGCGGCGAGGGCGAATATTATCAGGGCCTCAGCCGCTAAACTGCCGCGATGCCGGCATGCGCCCGCGCTGCCGATCCTCCCAAGCACCCGGCTTCGCTGAGCGAGGCCGGGTTTCGCTTATTTGACGCAGTAACGGAATGCCTCCGCCCTTTTCGGACATGTGCCAACGCCAAAGCGAGTTCCGCCTGGCGCTCAAACTCCTTGGCACCGGCTGCGCTATCGGTGAGCGCGATGCCGGCGCTGAGGGAGAGCCGTTTAGGGTGGATGCGCGGCCCGGCGTGATCCGCAGGTCGGTGAAGGTTTGTCGGATGCGCCGCGATCATCTCGGCATTGCCGGCGTCGACGTCGTTGCAGACGATGACGAACTCCTGCGGGCTGCACTAGAGATGTCGCGCGGAGATGCTTGCCGAAAGACGATGCCCCGCTGAACGCTCGTTCTGCACGGCATTTTCCGCAACGGGCTCATACTTGACTATCGGAGTCATCAATAATATGCCGCCTCGCTAAAATGGAGGCGATCTTGGGGGCTGGGGATATTTCGAATTTTCCGTTTCGAGTTGCGGCGCTGGCCGCCCGAGGCGAGCAGCCGGCGCTCCTCCTTCCGGGCGGGCGATCCGTCACCTATCGGGAACTGGCCGAGCGCGTCGATCGCCTGGCGTCGCTGTGGCGCGGCAGGCGCGGCCTGGTGATGTTGGAG is drawn from Sinorhizobium sojae CCBAU 05684 and contains these coding sequences:
- a CDS encoding leucyl aminopeptidase, which codes for MPMKFEFTFVKSHRPAGGVAVLLQVANPKEAAGAAVADPEGIIAKAAKIGKFTGKALSTLDIVAPHGSPADRIVLLGLGGAADVTNHDWLKAGGAAAAKLRKAEKATIFLDAPGIDVTGKAAADFALGMEMNAYAFDSYKTRKSDDEAKTPQKPVKVTIVTGAVIAAKKAFATAQSVGEGVFLARDLVNEPANVLGPVEFAARAKELEKLGVEVEILTEREMKKLGMGALLGVAQGSSRPPRLVVMQWKGGKAKDKPLAFVGKGVVFDTGGISIKPASGMEEMKGDMGGAAAVTGLMHVLAARKANVNAVGIIGLVENMPDGSAQRPGDIVTSMSGQTIEVINTDAEGRLVLCDALWYCNDRFKPKAMIDLATLTGAILVALSNHYAGLFSNDDRLAEQLLAAGTTTRERLWRMPLGKEYDKMIDSKFADMKNTGGRHGGSVTAAQFLKRFVKDTPWAHLDVAGTAMGSPTDEINQSWGSGFGVRLLDELVRANYES
- a CDS encoding DNA polymerase III subunit chi; its protein translation is MTEILFYHLTESKLEDALPPLLDKSIERGWRVVVQTVDAERRDALDTHLWVYRDDSFLPHGTDAGDFAAEQPILIVANGGNPSAATVRFLVDGAEPPAVAGYERVVFMFDGYDQAQLEAARAQWKRLKGEGHNLTYWQQNRDGRWEKKA
- a CDS encoding Gfo/Idh/MocA family protein, whose amino-acid sequence is MSPIKIAIVGVGKIVRDQHLPALQKNAGYQLIAAASRHGTVDGIDNFKSIEAMLEAVPAIEAVSLCMPPQYRYEAARTALAAGKHVFLEKPPGATLSEVADIEALAAANSVSLFASWHSRYAPAVEAAKAFLASTAIRNVRVIWKEDVRHWHPNQEWIWAAGGLGVFDPGINALSIVTHILPRPIFITSATLEFPENRDAPIAASIAFSDADKLDVAAEFDWRQTGKQSWDIIAETEAGEMILSEGGAKLAVEGKIVHEEPEQEYPMLYRRFAEIIKAGKSDVDLAPLRHVADAFMLGRRKFVEAFHD
- a CDS encoding GNAT family N-acetyltransferase; translation: MPNIRHATRVELDTIIDWAAREGWNPGLEDANAFWAADPQGYWVATEDDALAAAISVVRYGGEYAFLGLYIAEPAFRGRGIGFRLWRHAIESADGGTIGLDGVVAQQENYRKSGFSRAHANIRYGGTVNVTEPPGIDLVDAAPVHAAALIDYDRRFNPARRDAFLHEWTKQLPTRRSVVLLRDGTIVGYGAIRACREGFKIGPLFADSETGADLIFRKLAAGVKGARVHLDLPEPNASARALCARYNMKPVFETARMYRGRTPDLPLARIYGITTFELG
- the abc-f gene encoding ribosomal protection-like ABC-F family protein, with amino-acid sequence MIQITGLSARIAGRLLIENASVTLPAGTKAGLVGRNGAGKSTLFRIITGELTAEAGKVSLPRHARIGQVAQEAPGTEEPLIEIVLKADKERTALLAEAETATDAHRIAEIQTRLADIGAHSAEARAASILSGLGFDHEAQKRPASAFSGGWRMRVALAAVLFSEPDLLLLDEPTNYLDLEGTLWLEDYIRRYPHTVIIISHDRDLLNTAVNAIVHLDQKKLTFYRGSYDQFERQKAEADELQMKARVKNEAARKHLQSFIDRFRAKATKARQAQSRIKALERMGTVAAVIEEHVQGFTFPDPEKPVASPIIAIQGGAVGYEPDKPVLKRINLRIDSDDRIALLGSNGNGKSTFAKFISGRLAADAGEVRVAPGLKIGFFAQHQLDDLIPTQSAVEHVRRLMPDAPEAKVRSRVAQMGLATEKMDTAAKDLSGGEKARLLMGLAAFDQPNLLILDEPTNHLDIDSRNALIAALNDYSGAVILISHDRHLIEATADRLWLVSNGTVSSYEGDLEDYRSLIVGSPRPRDDRQKANGADETLSKADQRKANADKRASLAPLKKKINEIESLTGKLEKQIQALDAELADPLLYEKAPARAAHRAKERAEAAARLAEAEEQWLALSAEYEEAMAG